The genomic stretch CTTGATGATGATCCATGCCATGCGCAAGGCCTTTCAGGTCGCCGATAGCACCGGGCTCATCGGTTTGTTCGTGGATGCCAAGGACGAGGCGGCGAGCCGCTACTACCGGCGTTTCGGGTTCATTGCCCTGCCGGAT from Pseudomonadota bacterium encodes the following:
- a CDS encoding GNAT family N-acetyltransferase, whose product is MRLARLAIAQSRQRQGLGALMMIHAMRKAFQVADSTGLIGLFVDAKDEAASRYYRRFGFIALPDSPHQMFMPPATLRRALDEL